From the Cystobacter ferrugineus genome, the window CCAGGAAGTTGTAGGCCCGCGCCTCCTTGACGGCGATGGAGTAGGACTGGGCGTCCGCCGCGTCCTGCAGCTTGATCTTCGAATAGACGCCATGCCCGATGGTCACCGACGTCATCACCATGATGGCCAGGACGAGCATGGCGATCGCGCCGATGATCATGGCCTGCCCGCGTTCGTCGCGGCGAAGTCTACGGAGGAGACGGAACATCAGGAGTGCCTCGTCATTCGTCCACCGCGCAGGGGCTGACGTGCTTCTGCATCATGTTGGACTGCATGCGCATGGAATAGGTGGTGACCAGGGGAATGATGTATTTCCTCTGGCCCGTGGCGAGACCGGAGATGAGCTTGTAGTCATTCTTCTGGCGGCTGGTCTTGCCCTTGCTGGCCCCCAGCTTCTCCAGGGCCTGGTGGGAGGCCTGGCCTCCCAGGCGCTGGTTCTCGAACTGGATGCCCTTGAGCTTGTCCAGGGAGTCGAAGCCCATGAACCAGCCGTGGATGAGCCAGTTGGCGAAGGGGATGCGCATCTCGTAGAAGTAGGTGATGCGGACCGACAGCAGGTTGGCGCGGATGATGGCGTCATCGCGCACGTCGTCGTAGTCGATCTCCTGCGCCTTCATGGCATCGCCATAGGTGGAGAAGAGGTTGGAGAGCTGGCTCTTCTTGGGGTTGAGCACCTCCACACGGACCTTCTCGAGCTTGCCCGGGATGTGGAAGAGCACCGGGTTGTTCGTTCCCGATACGGCGTATTCCCTATAGTGCTTGGCTGCCCTGAGCAGGGTGTCCACCCGGCCCGGCTGTCCCGAGGGAGTAGGCCCCAGCGTGGGCAGCACGGAGACGAGCGCCGCGTTGCGCATCAGCTCGCAGTGCGCGTGGTTGACGATGCCCGCCCGCGCGGAGCGGTAGGCCGCGTACTCCGTCATCAACCGGGCGTGGTGCATCATTCCCAACTGGATGATGCCCAGCACCATGAACACCATCAGCGGCACGATGAGCGCCGCCTCGACGGCCGCCTGGCCCGATTCCCGGGAAGATGTGGGGGTCATCTCCATGGTGAACATGAGCTTCACTCAGTGCGGATGATGTGGGACATCCGTCAACTGGCCGATCACAATGGCGCAGATCCCCCCTTGTCCACTTCCAGCCCACGCTCCTGCCCGCGCCGGGGGGGAGCGCGTCAGCGGTAGGGGAGCGAGAGGTAGTGGGCGCCCAGCTCCGTCAGGGTACCCGCAGCGCCCAGCAGGCTCGCGAAGCACGGGTCATTCGTCCACCGGCCCGTGAACCAGGCGTAGCGGAACACGTCCTCGCGGTTCTCGCAGACGGCCACCATCTCCGTCATCTGGGCCTTCTGCTTGGCCACCGAGTCGATCTGCGCGCCATCCTTCTGGCTGTGGCAGTTGGCGAACTCCGTGACCCAGAAATGCTTGCCGTACTTCTTGAGCCGGTCGAGCTGGCCCGACAGCCCGTAGTCGTACCAGTGGAAGGCGAGGTAGTCGATGCGCGGGTCGCGGTTGCCGTTCGCCCCGCGGTAGGCCGCGTAGAAGGCATCGAGCCAGACCACCGGATCCGAGTAGCCCTCGAGGGTGCCCCAGCTCATCGCGGGGCCCACCAGCTTCACTCCCGTGTTCGCGGCGACGCTCTCGTACCGGGGCCACAGCTTCGCCGCCTCCTGGGGCGTCATCCTGGCCTGATCATTGAGATTGGGCTCATTGAGCAGCAGCAGGTACTTGATGTCCGGATGGGCCTTGAGGAAGGACTCGATCTTCGCGGCGTCGAAGTTGCCGTTCCACAGCATGGGGATGAAGTCCATGCCGTAGCGGGACTGGTAGTCCGAGGGAATGTTCGCGTGGGGCCGGTCGCTCCAGTTGTACCACCAGCTCACCCCGGGGGCGACGGCGGCCATGTCCCCGGGCGCCGCGAAGTCGAAGGCGATGCCGCGCTTGGCGCTCTTCTTCACCACCGGCTGGGTTCCCGGGTCTCCCTCGGAGGGCGTGTCCGTGGGCGTGCCTGGGGAGGGGTTCGAGGGAGTGCCCGTGTTGGGAGGACTCACCCCACAACCCAGCAGCACGAATGCCGTGATGCACGCCGACGCGACCAGAGATTTCATGTGTTTTCACCTTCGACCGGGAGGATGCCGCGCGTTCATCTTTCCTATCCCCGTATGCCGCGACAAGCTGGAATTCCGGTGGTGACCGTCCGCTGGGAGTGGGGCCGCCCGGGAGGGATGCCTTTTTTTGCGTGGGGCCCGGCGTGGGGATAGCAGTCCTCGTATGTCAGTGACCGCGGAGTTGCTCGAAGCCGTCCGGGAAGAAGCACGCCCGGACACCTGGTCCGCTGGTATGGGCCTGGCCCGCGCGGGTGCCGTCTCGGTGCAGTCCGTCGGAGCGGAAGAGGCCGTCCTGCGGGTGCGCGCCGTGGGCAGGCCGGCGCCCCTGACCACCGTGCTCTACCCGGAGGATGAGATCTGGGAGTGTGACTGCCGTGGCCGGGTGGATCCCTGCGAGCACGTGGTGGCGGCGGCCATCGTCCTCCACCACTCGCGGACCCAGGGGGCTTCCGCGCCGCGCCCCGCCGCGCGGCCCATGCCCGCCACGAACCGGCTCGCTCCCGCCCAGGCTCCCTCGGCCCAGGCCGTTGCTCGCCCAGGCACCGCGCCGAAGCCGGAGCGCATGGTGTACCGCTTCAAGCGCGTGGACGGAGGACTGCAACTCGAGCGCCTGCTGGTGCGTCCGGACAACACCGCGCGGCTGCTCGCGCGCAGTCTGGCGTCGCTGCTGGCCAACCCCGTGGAGGCGGCCCGCATCCAGGTGGAGCCGTGCGACCTGCTCGCGGACAAGCTGCTGGCGCGGCCCACGAAGGGCGCGCTTCCTCCCGAGCGGCTCGGCGCGCTCCTGCGCGTGCTGGAGCCCGCGCGCACGGTGATCTTCGACGGCGCGCTGGTGTCCGTGTCGAGCGAGCCCGTGCTGCCCCGGGTCACCGTGGTGGACCGTGGAGAGCAACTGGTCATCAAGGTGGAGAAGGACCCGCGCATCACCGAGGTGGTGAGTGCCGGGGTGGCGCTGTGCGGAGGCGCGCTCTGTCCGCTCGGTGAGCAGGGCCTCACCGGTGCGTGGCTGGAGAGCCTGCCCCAGGAGAAGGTCTTCTCGCCCGAGCAGATGGGGGAGCTCACCGGGAAGGTGCTGCCGGACCTGGCGCGGCGCATGCCGGTGGACGTGAAGAGCCAGCGGCTGCCGCCCATCGATCGCACGCTCGAGCCGCGCATCTCCATGGAGATCAACCAGCTCGACTCCGGGCTCTCGGTGTTGCCCACCCTGGTGTATGGCGCGCCGCCCTCGGTGCGTATCGACAACGGGCGAATGGTGTACCTCAAGGGCGCGGTGCCCGTGCGCGACGAGGCCGCCGAGCAGAAGCTCATCCACCAGTTGCGCGACGAGCTGAACATGGTGCCCGGCCGGCGCGTGACGGTGCAGGGCAAGGAGGCGGTGCAGCTCGCCGACAAGCTGCGGCGCTGGCGCGGCGACCTCACCGGGGACGCGGCGCGCGTGGTGAGTCCCCACGTGCGGCTTCGCCCCTCGCTGTCGGTGGAAGCGGGCGCCTCGCGGGATGGGGTGCCGCATGTGGGCTTCTCGTTCGACTTCCAGGTGGAGGGCGCGGAGCCGGGCGCGCCCCGCTCGGTGGACGCGGGCGCGGTGATGCGCGCGTGGGAGGAAGGGCTCGGTCTGGTGCCGCTGGAGGGCGGCGGGTGGGCGCCCCTGCCCACCGAGTGGCTGAAGACGCATGGTCAGCGCGTGGCGGACCTGTTGGCGTCGCGGGGGACGGATGGGCGGCTGGCCAACCATGCCATCCCTCAGCTCACCGGGCTGTGCGAGGCGCTGGAACACCCCTCTCCTCCCGGGCTCGAGCGGCTGGCGCCCCTGGTCCAGGGCTTCGAGAAGCTGCCGGACGCGCGGCTGCCCGAGGATCTCACCGCCACGTTGCGCCCCTACCAGCTCCAGGGCTTGAGCTGGCTCACCTTCCTGCGGCAGGCGGGACTGGGCGGCGTGCTCGCGGACGACATGGGTCTGGGCAAGACGCTGCAGACGATCTGCACGCTGGGGCCGGGCTCGTTGGTGGTGGCGCCCACGAGCGTGTTGCCCAACTGGGAGGCGGAGGTGAAGCGCTTCCGGCCCTCGTTGAAGGTGTCCGTCTATCACGGCCCCGGGCGGGTCCTGGACGAGACGGCCGACGTGACGCTCACCACCTACGCGCTGCTGCGCCTGGACGCGGAGGTGCTGGGCGCGAAGGAGTGGGACACGGTGGTGCTGGACGAGGCCCAGGCCATCAAGAACCCGGACAGCCAGGTGGCGCGCGCGGCGTACGGGTTGCGAGCCGCCTTCCGGGTGGCCTTGAGCGGCACGCCCATCGAGAACCGGCTCGAGGAGCTCTGGAGCCTGATGCACTTCACCAACCAGGGACTGCTCGGCGGGCGCAAGGAGTTCGAGGAGCGGTGGGCTCGGCCCGTGTCGGACAACCAGAAGGGCGCGGCCGAGCAGTTGCGCGCGCGCATCCGTCCCTTCGTCCTGCGCAGGCTCAAGCGGGACGTGGCGCCCGAGTTGCCGCCGCGCACCGAGTCCGTGCGGCACGTCACCCTGAGCGAGCGGGAGCGCGCCGTCTATGACGCGGTGTACGCGGCCACGCGCGAAGAGGTGGTGTCCCAACTGGAGGAGGGGGGCAGCGTGCTCAAGGCGCTGGAGGCGCTGCTGCGGCTGCGCCAGGCGGCGTGCCACCCGGCGCTCGTGCCGGGACAGCAGGCGAAGACGTCCTCCAAGGTGGAGGCGCTCATCGAGGCGCTTGGCACCGCGGTGGCGGATGGGCACAAGGCGCTCGTCTTCTCTCAGTGGACGTCGATGTTGGATCTCATCGAGCCGGCGCTGCGGGAAGCGGGCATCGACTTCATCCGGCTGGATGGGGGCACGGCCAATCGCGGTGCCGTGGCCGAGCGGTTCCAGGATCCGGAGGGCCCGCCGGTGATGTTGATTTCGCTCAAGGCGGGCGCCACGGGACTCAACCTCACGGCGGCGGACCATGTCTTCCTGGTGGATCCGTGGTGGAACCCGTCGGTGGAGGCGCAGGCGGCGGACCGCGCGCACCGCATCGGCCAGCAGCGGCCGGTGATGGTGTACCGGCTGGTGTCGCGGGGCACGGTGGAGGAGAAGATCCTCACCCTCCAGGAGAAGAAGCGGGCGCTCTTCGAATCCGCGCTCGGCGGCGCCTCGGGGGCGGCGGCCATCACCCGGGCGGACCTCATGCAACTGCTCGAATGACCTCGGAGGGAGACCTGGGCGAAACGGGTCTCACTCCAGGATTCGAGTCTCCTCCGCCGGCTCGTCCGTGGGGGGGCGGAAGCAGACGCGCCCCTCTCCGCAGGAATGCGGATGGACCAGGTCGTCGTCGGGCCCCACGCACTCCCCCGTCGAGACGCACCAGAACGTGGCGGTCGACACGAAGCCCGTCTCCCACGCCACCGCCGCGTCGTAGCGCACGCCCGGCGTTCCCTTCGAACGCACACGCCGGCAGACGCGCGGCGGTTTCTGCTCGGTGTTCGAGTCCATGGGCTCCCTCATGCCTTCGACGCGGCGACCACCGTCCTTCGGATCACCGCTTCGAGGATCGGCACCTTGTAGGCGTTCTTCGACAGGGGCGTCGCGCCGCCCACGGCCGCCTTCGCCGCCTGCCGCGCGAGCTCCTCATCGAGCTTCTTCCCCACCAGGAGCTTCTCCGCCTCGGCCGCCCGCCGGGGCGTGGGCGCGACCCAGCCCAGGGCGATGGCCGCCTGCCGGACGACCCGGCCATCCATCTGGAGCACCACCGCGACGTCGCAGATCGGCCAGTCGTAGCTCTCGCGCTCGCCCTGCTTGTGGTACGCCGCCTTCGTTCCCGCGCCCGGCGCCGGGATGCGCACGCGCGTCAACACCTCGTTCGGCGCGATGACCGTGTCGCTCGGGCGCTTCGTGTCCGGTGGCAGCAGGAAGTCGGACACGGGGACCACGCGCGTCTTGCCCCCGGGTCCGCTCAGCTCGACCGAGGCGCCATAGGCCACCAGGGCCGTGGCCGGGGTGGAGGCGTGCACCATCACCGTGCGCTGGTTGTCGAAGATGGCGTGGTACTGGTTCTCCCCCTCGCGCACCCGCTCGACCGCGTCGCCCCCCGCCTGATGGAAGTAGTCGTCGCGGAAGTACCAGCAGCGGGGCCGCTGGAGCAGGTTGCCACCGATGGTGGCGGCATTGCGGACCTGGGGCGTCCCGGCGTGCCCCGCCGCCTCCGCGAGCGCCACGAAGCGGCGGCGCACCTCGGGCTCCTGCGACACCCGGTTCAGTGTCACCAGGGCCCCGAGCTCCAGGCCCTGTCTGGCATCGAAGCGCACTCCATCCAGGCCCTTGATGGTCTTGAGGTTGACCACCCGGCGCGGGGCCACCACGCCGACCTTGATCAGATCCAGGAGATCCATGCCGCCGGCCTTCGCCATGACCGGCGCGCGCTCGCTGCCTTCACCCAGCAGCGAGACGGCCTGCTCCACGGATTCAGCATCCACCCACTCGAAGCTCTGCATGCGTCCTCCGATTCTGGTTCAGGCGCGCAGCGCCGCGAGCACGTTCGCGGGCGTCATCGGGAGCGTGCGGATGCGCTTGCCCGTCGCGTTGTAGAAGGCATTGGCCACCGCCGCCGCCGTGGCCACGTTGGCGGGCTCGGCGATTCCGCGCGCGTCCGTCGAGGACTGCGCCCCGAGCTGCTCGAGCAGGATGACCTGGATGTTCGGCACCTCGCGCGAGCCGACGATCTTGTATTGATCGACGTTGGTATTGAGCTGGTGGCCGCTCGCGGCGTCCAGGTGCCGCTCCTCGTAGAGCGCGTAGCTCACGCCTTGGATCACCCCGCCGAAGATCTGGCTCTCGGTGAGCTTGGGATTGATGGGGCGCCCGCAGTCGTGCACCGCGACCACCCGCACCACCTTGACGATGCCCGTCTCGGTGTCGACCTCGACCTCGGCGAACTGGACGCCTCCAATCCCATGCCGGCTGATGTTCACCTCCGCGCCCGCCGCCGCGTACCCCTCGTAGTCGTCACGGCGCTCGGCCCGGTGGGAGATCTCCTGGATCCTGGCCTTCTTGACCGCCTCACGAAAGGGCAAGGCCAACGAGTTCTTGCCCTTCACCATCACCTTGCCCCCCGCGAAGACGATGTCCTCCGCGTTCGCGTCGAGGACGGGGGCCAGCCGTGAAGCCAGATCGCGGGCACAGCGCCAGGCGGCGTTCCGGGCGGCGGGAGTCAGCGAGCTGGAGACCCGGCTCCCGCCCGACGGAGGCCCCGCCGGGTAGTGGGAATCGCCGATATGGGAACCAATCTCCTCGGCGCGCAGGCCGAACTCCTCCGCCACCACCTGGGCCAGGATGGTGCGCGTCCCCGTGCCGATGTCCTGCGCACCGCTGAAGGCCTCGACGGAGCCATCCCCCATCACCCGCACCTCGCACGCGGTGTTGCGGTGGACGAGGTAGAGCCACTGGGACTGGGAGACCCCGATGCCCCGCTTGATGGGTCCCTTGTCCGTGCCCGCGGGCCGCCGCTTGTTCCAGCCGAACCGTTCGGCTCCCACGCGGCGCTCATGGGCCCGGGCCAGGCTGTCGTCCGTCCCGGAGACGTCGAGCTTCGCCCGGAGCGCGAGCGGATCCATGGCCAGCTTCTCCGCCAGCTCGTCCATGGCCTGCTCCAGGGCGAACATGCCCTGGGCCTGACCGGGTGCCCGGAAGGCGGCGCAGGGCCCCGTGTTGGTGAAGACGTCGTATTGCTCCACGTGCACGTTCGGGCAGGAATAGAGGGTGGAGTGGGCGAAGCCGACCCCCGCGCCTCCGGCCACGCCTCCGCTGCCATATGCCTGGACCTGGAGCGCGACGAGGGTGCCGTCGCGCCTGGCGCCCAGCTTGAGCCGTTGGATGCTGTTCGGGCGATTGCCGCCCGAGATGTGCTCGTCCCGGCGATCCAACATCATCCGTACCGGCGCCCGGGCCTTGCGCGAGAGGTGGATGGCGAGCAGCCCGAAGTTGCCAATCCCATACTTCGCGCCGAAGCCGCCCCCGGTGAACTCACTGATCACCCGGATCTTGTTCTTCGGCAGGTCGAAGTACTCGGCGGCCTCGTCCCGGATGCTTCCAATGTACTGGGTGGACGCGTACAGGGTGAGCCCCTCGTCCCGCCAGTCGGCGACGATGCCATGTGTCTCCATGGGCACGTGGGTCTGCACCTGCGTGCGGTATTCCGCTTCGACCACCACGTCGGACTCGCGAAACCCCTGGGCCACGTCTCCGCGCGGACCCACGCCTCGGGGCTTCGTGTCGGGACCGCGCACGTTGCCCTTCTGGGGGAGGCCTGGGGGGGCTCCACCGCCTCCCGCCGTCGCCGGCTGCTCGGTGGGACCGGGAAAGACGAGCGGCGCGTTCTCCCTCATCGCCTCTTCGATTCCGGTGACGTGGGGCAGCGGCTCGTACTCCACCTTGAGCAGCTTCGCCGCGGCCTCGGCGGCGCGGGGGGTGTCGGCCGCGATCGCCGCGATGGGCTGGCCCGCGTAGCGCACCGTGAGGTAGCGGTTGTTCTTCTCCGCCTTGGGGTCGCGCAACTGCGCGGCCGACAGCATGCGCTCCAGCACGTGAACGGCCCGGACTCCGGGGGCGCGCTCGACCGCCGAGGTGTCGATGGACTTGATGCGCGCATGGGGCAGGGGCGAGACGATCCACTTGCCCCAGAGCATTCCGGGTAGCTGCACATCGAAGGTGTAGCGGGCCCTGCCAGTGACCTTCTCGACTCCGTCCAGACGGGAGACGGGCTTGCCAATGGACTTGAGCTTCGCGTTCTCGGGGAGGGGAGGGGGCTCGTCCTCGGGGACGCGCCGGGTGACCTCCTTCAATCCCTCGCCGACAATCCCATACGGGAGTGCCTGCTGCCTCGAAGGTCCCGGGTTCGGAGGGGGCGGCTTCTGCGGCCCGCCTTGCGGCGCCTTTCCTCCGGGGGAGGGGCCAGAACCCTGTGTGCCGGTGGTGTCCTTGACGTCCTGCATCAGCTGTTCCCCTTTGTCTTTCCACCCGCCTTGGCCGCCGCGAGCGTCGCCTTGAAGACGTTGGGATAGGTGCCGCACCGGCACAGATGACCGCTGACCGCCTGCTTCACGTCCTCGAGCGTGCACTTCGGATTGCGCTCGACCAGCGCGGCGCAGCTCATCACCATGCCGGGAGTGCAGAACCCGCACTGCAGCGCGTCGTTCTCCACGAAGGCGCGCTGAACCGGGTGGAGCTCGTCACCCCGGGCGAGCCCCTCGATGGTGGTGACCTTCCGTCCCCGGGCATCGAAGGCGAGCGTCATGCAGCTCGCGGCGACCTCGCCATCGAGCCACACCGTGCAGGCCGAGCAGGCGCCGCGGTCACAGCCAATCTTCGTTCCCGTCATCCCGAGGTGGTTGCGCAGCAGCTCGGCCAGTGT encodes:
- a CDS encoding TadE family protein codes for the protein MEMTPTSSRESGQAAVEAALIVPLMVFMVLGIIQLGMMHHARLMTEYAAYRSARAGIVNHAHCELMRNAALVSVLPTLGPTPSGQPGRVDTLLRAAKHYREYAVSGTNNPVLFHIPGKLEKVRVEVLNPKKSQLSNLFSTYGDAMKAQEIDYDDVRDDAIIRANLLSVRITYFYEMRIPFANWLIHGWFMGFDSLDKLKGIQFENQRLGGQASHQALEKLGASKGKTSRQKNDYKLISGLATGQRKYIIPLVTTYSMRMQSNMMQKHVSPCAVDE
- a CDS encoding FAD binding domain-containing protein, giving the protein MQSFEWVDAESVEQAVSLLGEGSERAPVMAKAGGMDLLDLIKVGVVAPRRVVNLKTIKGLDGVRFDARQGLELGALVTLNRVSQEPEVRRRFVALAEAAGHAGTPQVRNAATIGGNLLQRPRCWYFRDDYFHQAGGDAVERVREGENQYHAIFDNQRTVMVHASTPATALVAYGASVELSGPGGKTRVVPVSDFLLPPDTKRPSDTVIAPNEVLTRVRIPAPGAGTKAAYHKQGERESYDWPICDVAVVLQMDGRVVRQAAIALGWVAPTPRRAAEAEKLLVGKKLDEELARQAAKAAVGGATPLSKNAYKVPILEAVIRRTVVAASKA
- a CDS encoding DEAD/DEAH box helicase, which codes for MSVTAELLEAVREEARPDTWSAGMGLARAGAVSVQSVGAEEAVLRVRAVGRPAPLTTVLYPEDEIWECDCRGRVDPCEHVVAAAIVLHHSRTQGASAPRPAARPMPATNRLAPAQAPSAQAVARPGTAPKPERMVYRFKRVDGGLQLERLLVRPDNTARLLARSLASLLANPVEAARIQVEPCDLLADKLLARPTKGALPPERLGALLRVLEPARTVIFDGALVSVSSEPVLPRVTVVDRGEQLVIKVEKDPRITEVVSAGVALCGGALCPLGEQGLTGAWLESLPQEKVFSPEQMGELTGKVLPDLARRMPVDVKSQRLPPIDRTLEPRISMEINQLDSGLSVLPTLVYGAPPSVRIDNGRMVYLKGAVPVRDEAAEQKLIHQLRDELNMVPGRRVTVQGKEAVQLADKLRRWRGDLTGDAARVVSPHVRLRPSLSVEAGASRDGVPHVGFSFDFQVEGAEPGAPRSVDAGAVMRAWEEGLGLVPLEGGGWAPLPTEWLKTHGQRVADLLASRGTDGRLANHAIPQLTGLCEALEHPSPPGLERLAPLVQGFEKLPDARLPEDLTATLRPYQLQGLSWLTFLRQAGLGGVLADDMGLGKTLQTICTLGPGSLVVAPTSVLPNWEAEVKRFRPSLKVSVYHGPGRVLDETADVTLTTYALLRLDAEVLGAKEWDTVVLDEAQAIKNPDSQVARAAYGLRAAFRVALSGTPIENRLEELWSLMHFTNQGLLGGRKEFEERWARPVSDNQKGAAEQLRARIRPFVLRRLKRDVAPELPPRTESVRHVTLSERERAVYDAVYAATREEVVSQLEEGGSVLKALEALLRLRQAACHPALVPGQQAKTSSKVEALIEALGTAVADGHKALVFSQWTSMLDLIEPALREAGIDFIRLDGGTANRGAVAERFQDPEGPPVMLISLKAGATGLNLTAADHVFLVDPWWNPSVEAQAADRAHRIGQQRPVMVYRLVSRGTVEEKILTLQEKKRALFESALGGASGAAAITRADLMQLLE
- a CDS encoding xanthine dehydrogenase family protein molybdopterin-binding subunit yields the protein MKEVTRRVPEDEPPPLPENAKLKSIGKPVSRLDGVEKVTGRARYTFDVQLPGMLWGKWIVSPLPHARIKSIDTSAVERAPGVRAVHVLERMLSAAQLRDPKAEKNNRYLTVRYAGQPIAAIAADTPRAAEAAAKLLKVEYEPLPHVTGIEEAMRENAPLVFPGPTEQPATAGGGGAPPGLPQKGNVRGPDTKPRGVGPRGDVAQGFRESDVVVEAEYRTQVQTHVPMETHGIVADWRDEGLTLYASTQYIGSIRDEAAEYFDLPKNKIRVISEFTGGGFGAKYGIGNFGLLAIHLSRKARAPVRMMLDRRDEHISGGNRPNSIQRLKLGARRDGTLVALQVQAYGSGGVAGGAGVGFAHSTLYSCPNVHVEQYDVFTNTGPCAAFRAPGQAQGMFALEQAMDELAEKLAMDPLALRAKLDVSGTDDSLARAHERRVGAERFGWNKRRPAGTDKGPIKRGIGVSQSQWLYLVHRNTACEVRVMGDGSVEAFSGAQDIGTGTRTILAQVVAEEFGLRAEEIGSHIGDSHYPAGPPSGGSRVSSSLTPAARNAAWRCARDLASRLAPVLDANAEDIVFAGGKVMVKGKNSLALPFREAVKKARIQEISHRAERRDDYEGYAAAGAEVNISRHGIGGVQFAEVEVDTETGIVKVVRVVAVHDCGRPINPKLTESQIFGGVIQGVSYALYEERHLDAASGHQLNTNVDQYKIVGSREVPNIQVILLEQLGAQSSTDARGIAEPANVATAAAVANAFYNATGKRIRTLPMTPANVLAALRA
- a CDS encoding (2Fe-2S)-binding protein, which codes for MAPSDDDSNPKPSLPRLSRRDFFTGAGASALTATLVQSTAQAAASAPPVLGPDPSALSLTINGRAVTVQADPGTTLAELLRNHLGMTGTKIGCDRGACSACTVWLDGEVAASCMTLAFDARGRKVTTIEGLARGDELHPVQRAFVENDALQCGFCTPGMVMSCAALVERNPKCTLEDVKQAVSGHLCRCGTYPNVFKATLAAAKAGGKTKGNS
- a CDS encoding glycosyl hydrolase gives rise to the protein MKSLVASACITAFVLLGCGVSPPNTGTPSNPSPGTPTDTPSEGDPGTQPVVKKSAKRGIAFDFAAPGDMAAVAPGVSWWYNWSDRPHANIPSDYQSRYGMDFIPMLWNGNFDAAKIESFLKAHPDIKYLLLLNEPNLNDQARMTPQEAAKLWPRYESVAANTGVKLVGPAMSWGTLEGYSDPVVWLDAFYAAYRGANGNRDPRIDYLAFHWYDYGLSGQLDRLKKYGKHFWVTEFANCHSQKDGAQIDSVAKQKAQMTEMVAVCENREDVFRYAWFTGRWTNDPCFASLLGAAGTLTELGAHYLSLPYR